In Cryptomeria japonica unplaced genomic scaffold, Sugi_1.0 HiC_scaffold_62, whole genome shotgun sequence, the genomic window TATCATTTGTACTTGCACACCATAAATCTTACCAAAGTAAGACCACCCAACAAGTTCGCTTCGCCAAAATGGAAATTACAAAAGTTTTCATCTCTCTTGGTTCTGGGCCTTCCCATTTTCACCTGCGATACAACAACAAGAAAATACGGCACGTTATTTCGTGAATAACAAGATTCCCTTTTGTTATCTATAACCTCATCAATCTTGTCGTCATCTCCTACTGTTGGACAGATGAAACACAGAATGGTTAAGTAACCAGCAGGCGCCCAATTTATTAAACAATCTGATTAACATACAGACTAATCCTTATAAATGACGACCCCAGTAAACCTGTCTGTAGTAATAATTAAGGGAATTTTGAAAGCAGGATTGAATAGGTGCTCAATGGCACACAATAAGGTGATGACATTACACAATAAGGTGATGACATTAGTGGTGGTGAGTATAACCATATGTTGTTTTTTCAATTTGCTTTGTGCAGAAGAAGCGCGCGGAGTCTCCCATTTGGAAAGGAATTCCGCCATTGCCAGGCTCAAAAGAATGGAAGCCTCGATTAAAGCCGTGCAATCAGGAAGGACCCAAACCCGATTGGGTGGTGCCGTTGCACCTGTGATCCGCTTGCCCAAAACACATGTAGTGAACATTGGCATCGGAACCCCACCAAAAAATTTCCAGGGACAAGTGGACACGGGAAGCGATCTGATTTGGCTTCAGTGCGATCTGTTCAATCGGTCTAACTGGTATTATCCTCCTCCGTTCTACCCTGAACATTCATCCACTTACAGGCGGGTTCCTTGCTCTTCTTCCCTCTGCTCTGCCCTTGCCAATTCAACTTGTGCGTCGGACTGTCAATATTCTCATATATACAGCGAAAGCTGGAGCACGCAGGAAGAATTGTCATTCGAGACATTCACCATGGCGGATACAACCGGGGCGGCGCATTTCTTTGGCGGAATTGCGTTTGGGTGCAGCCATGTCGTTCAGGAAGATGTCTTAGAGGAGGCCAACGGCGTTCTGGGGCTCGGCCGAGGACAATTATCGCTTATCTCACAGATTGGAGAATCCAAATTTTCCTATTGCTTACCTTTCGAATACAATGGATCCCCGTTTCAGGACACTGACAGCTTTTCCACGCCTCTGCTGTTCGGTAGCGCAGCCGAGTTTAACGGCATAGGAGTGCAGTCGACGATGGTGATAAACAACACAGTCCTGCCCAAGCTCAACAGCTACTATTATCTCTCTGTGGAAGGAATAAGTCTGGGGAACGTGTCTCTCAATATTTCACGGGGAATGTTTGATATTCAAGCGAATGGAAGCGGGGGATTCATCATTGACTCTGGAATACACTTCACAGTTTTGCCGCACGCTGCCTTCACTGCAGTGGCATCTGTTTTGGATTCTGTGCTAGGACTACCCAGAGCTAACGATTCTAAACATGGGTTAAGTGTATGCTATTCATCACCCTACTATGACTATGTCCCTGATCTGAATATGACTTTCCATATGCTTGGTGCAGATTATGTTGTCGAAGGTAAACATAATTTCGTTCAATATATGGAATCTGGTCCGACTAAAATAGGAAATTTACTATGTCTGGCAATGTTAGATATGGATGAGGCTTCGGTTGCAGGTGTACCGGCCGTCCTTGGAAGTTTTCAGCAACAAGATTACCATATTCTGTATGACAACGCTAACCAGAGGCTGTCCTTTACTCCCACCCGCTGCAGTTCTCTCTCTATGTCTCCCAATCCCTCCTACCTACAGTCCAAAGCTCCCATTCCTATCTTAGGGTCCCATGTCTTGTTACCCGTGCTACTTCTTTATTTTGTAGCTTTCTCATTAACCCTATAAAAGAGATTAAATTCACGAATAATTACAAACGTttcaatgtaatttttttatttttttggctttTACTTCAATAAAGAGAGTATGCTTCTCCCTCTTGTTTGCACAATAAAATGGAGTTATTCTAAACTACTGTCTTACGTGATTCTCTAAATAATTCTTTTTATCTCCTTTCAATCTCTATGGTAAATTATGTATATTGCCGGTCTTGGCTAATCTTCCTCTAGAAGCACTTTTGCTTGAGATTGAGATCAAATCGATAATTCTTGTACATAGTTTCAGTGCTATACGGTTATTTTGTTAGATAGGTCTTTCATTGAAGGTAGGCTTAGGAGCTGCATATAGGCTACTTGGCAAACTTATAGTAAATGTTACATGCTATATAATTTTTTAACATAAAATCATGCAGCCTTAAATTTTTCCATTTAACGAAAAGGAATCAATTTTATAGGGAATCTTTTTTGGTTATATCCGGAAACCAAAGGGGATACCACCTTTATTCCTACTAACATTGGTCGGAGGATAGGAACATAAATTTCATGAAGTCTGAAATATTCAATTGGATATGCCAGATTTTATACATAACGTAATCCCCTCCACCCTACCATTAGAATAGTAGGAGCAACTATAACCTTCAGCCATTTTGAAAAATATAGTTTGAAAACAAACAAAAATTCTATTTGATATCTGTCAGTCCTATCCATATCATAGCCCCATCACTATTTAGGTGAATTTGTTATTACTTTATGCTTTATGCATGTATTAAACGTGTCTACATATAAAGATATTAAGGCTTTTAATAAATTGAAAAGTCATGGAATTTTTAATGTATTCATTAAAAAAGTTAATAAATTGAAAAGTCATGATATTTTGTCATCAACAAAGTTTATGTCTATAGAAAAAATGTATAATTAGGTAGAGCACTACATTTATTATATTGAGGTTATCATTATTTTTATCAATAATTTATAGACATTATTATTGTATATATTTTTATGTTCTATAGTGTTTATTGCTTTTGAAATAATTTAGCCACTTTTTTTTGTCCTATCAATTAGGAACGGCTATTTGACATACAAATAATGCTATTTTGGAGGTCTTAATTTGGGATACATTCAATTTTCCTTTTAAACAAAATCATATCTTAACTTCTTACATTGTACATTGTTTATGGCAAGATAATCTAATAGTTAATCATATTATTAGTTTAGGATAATATATTTTACTATATTAATCATTTTCTATATTAAAACAAACACAAAATTCTAAAAAATgcatcaataatttctttaattcataaacatcacaacTCTACAATTATTGGATTTAGTGATTCATAGGCTACCACTATGACTAGTTAAGAATTTTGTTATAAAAAATTAAGACTCCTTTATCACTACTATgaataatttatagatttttgagatgAACACATCTTGAAATAACCTTATATCTACCGAGTGCAGGTTTGCCTACTAGAGAGTGGGGATCGCCTTTTATAATTGTACTACTTTAAAGGTATTCTTGTGTTGTAACCTTTTTGGATGGGGATGTTTGGGTAGGAGATATCAGAGATTCTTCCATAGAGTGCTTCATTCGAGATGATTGCGAGGGAATAAATAAGAAAAGCTTCTTTGTCTGGACGAAAAGCTTCCACAGCACAACAATAAGACGGTGGATTCGGGCAAAGAGTTTACATAGTTTGTACTTGTCGAGAATAGAGAGTCTGCACTACTGGAGAAGAACTATATTGTACTTGTCTTGAATAAATGTGCGAAATTTTTTCTTCAGCATGACTTCATTTTTTTCTGCTTAGCTTAAACAATACACTAAGCGCTGACTGCTTTGGTGGTTGTCTCTCTTAACTCAACCCCTTTCCCAGTCACTATGAACTCTGGGCTTAGTGTGTTGTTACTGTTTCCGGCTGTTAAAAGTTTTATCACAGTTTATGTTGATTTTAGCAGTAGAAGGGAAGTTTGGGAATGTTGTTTTTCACCATCAGTAATTGCTGGATTTATAAATTGCACTTACGCATTGAGGAATGGTCTATACAACATGTGAGCATGAgagtattttaaatatatttaattaatttaatttaatttaatttaatttaatttaatttaatttttaatatattttatttttcttttattaattGTAATGTTTTAAAGTTGTACAAATATTTAAATACGTcatttaaaatgtttttgattaagggaaaatagtTTTTGATGGAGAcagaagatcaaaagataaacattacagtgtagctaaacaaaagacaacaaCCAAAGGAAAGACAGTTGGCGAACAAAACGCCAGCAAACAAGAGAACACAGACTAAAAACTAAAAAAGACCGATTGTAGCTCAGGCTTAGGTCAATTTCTAAAGCATTTCCACCCCAGCTCCATTTGTTCCATATTGTCCACAGGCAGCTTAATATCCTCAATTTCCGTGTTGTGGCTTTGCATCCTTTTAGTGGCTTTGTTGTGTCTTTGCATCCTTTTAGTGCTTGCTCTCATTTTAAAAtgttatttatattaaattatttaaatattaaaattttagtatttttaatataaattaaaatttatattttgatagaaataaatttttatttcatttacttgTTTGATTATGAATAAAAATATAAATCTTATGTATTtagtaataattaaatattttaaatttcaattttttattacgaaagagtttttttctttttttaacaaaatttaagTTTAATTTCTATTAGATTTCATTAACAATTAAATACATTGAAGTTTAATAACTTTCATATTTTAATAACTGAATTTCTGTaaactattttaatttttaaatagatttttatatattatgataaaatatattatatatcgaAATCGATGCttgtccctctcccaaaattggtcctACATTGATGGTTTTGTGCTTTGCTAAGGTTTTGTGTCTTCCTTGCATACTGTGTGGTTTTCCTCAACCTTATGTCATAATACTTTAACTATGGGGGTCCTTTGGCTTTATAATGGCCTCAGTCAGCCTCACAATAATAGTTAATGTTGGGGTTGATGATTTGGCAATTGGTGATAATAGCTCGTGTGAATAAACGTGCCCAAAAAATTGTGCCCAAAGTGTTTCATGAGGTACATCTTTCGATAAACCTATAAATTTCATTTTGTCCATCTGGGATTTTGAGAATGCATATTAATGGTTAGAGAAGCATAATTTGATAGGATTTTTTGCTATGAGGATCCCCCCTCAAAGAATTCTCTAGGCTTGAGTTGTGAAGGCATGGAACCCTAACGAGGATTGCTTACATGGCATCCAAAATCTGACCaagcatatttttctattttgtttaatTGAGGTTAACCATGTTCAAGCTATTTTCCAACATGTCCCCTAGTATGTCAGGTCCTCTTTCTTGGTCTTCCAACCTTGGTCTTGAGACTTCATAGTTTGTAATCAGAAAAGGCTTTGTTTCCCAGTTTAGATTAAATTCATTGAGTTGCCTTTTCCTTGTTGGCCTTTTATTGCTAATCATTACCCAATCCTTTAGTAATGTTTGTTTGTGTCAAACCTGACCTCTTTTATCATGCTCGATCCCAAAAAAGGGTCTATGTTAATGTCAACTTGTATTGTGACCTCAAAGGGATGGTGGACATTCAAATAGGAGGTCTTTACCACACCAAACATGTGCCCTATGTAAATTTACCCAATACTCTTTTTGGGTTAATCTTTAGAGCATGAAACTAAGATTTCTCTTTAGGTTATCCTTGAGCTAGGTCACCTCCTAAGAGTTATGATTCTCAACGTTCTCTTGAGGTTTCTATTTTGGAGGGAAAATGCCCTATAATTACCTACAAGGGTAAAATCTCTGGTAATTCTAGCAATTGTTCAGCTAAGCCAATTGATGCAACTAGCATGCAATCATTGCTTATGTAGTCACCACCTACCATGCCCATTTCAAACCCTTCTAAGAAGGGGAAGGAAAATATTGCTCCCACCACTATTGAGGCTTTTGTGTCTTCAACTTTTGTGTAGACACTCTATCCTATATCTATGATTTCATCTCATCCAACTAACCTTTTTTGCAACATGCAGAGTTATTTGGTTAAGTAGCCTTTTTCTTGCTTCCTATAACAAGGCTAGGCATGGAGGGGTAGTCACTACGCTTGCACCACATTGGTCAATTTGTGCGATTGATCATTGATTTGACCATACAATAGCGAGTTATGGACCTTCTTGTCTATCATAAATCACTTATTTAGGATAATTAATGTTTGTGCTCCCAATGATATTATAAAGAGACCTAGTCTTTAGTAGTGGATTGCTAATTAAATGCCTCTAGACACTTGGGTGTTATGTGATAATATAAATATGGTTGAAGTAGCATTTTATAAAAAGGGATAAGTTCCCTTTCATGCCATAAATCAAGTTTTTATACTCCTAATTCCTTTTACTACCAACAAAATATTGTGTGGCATGCATGGAGTGAGTTTTAGGTAGGTAATGACCGAGTTCTTAAAAGGATTGATCATGCCATGTTGATAGAACAATCTATTTTTACCTTCTCTTCAGTTCCTAGGCACTAATGATTTTGCCTCATCCTAAGGTCACCTTGTCAAACCCTTTTCCCATCAATTTTTTTGTTTACTAACTGGTGGTCTAAGCTCATTCATctaaaattcattttttctagaatATTTCTTGAAGTTATATGCCTATGGTGGCCCACATGCTATGGGTCTATAACCTAAAGTGCCATCCTACTCAATAGGCTGGTTAGATTGCTTGGTAGAACCATTCTATCCTACATGACACTTTGTTCCTCCATATATATGATTTACAACTTCCTCTCTTCCATGAATGGTCCTAGGAAACTACCACTTCAGATCTCTACTATACCATTGAGTATCTTGTCACAATCCCTTTTCTTACAATCTACAAGTGACGATGGAGAACCTTTACCACAAAAAATAGGTTAATGATATCTTTGTTGCTACAAGAGATTACATCAAATACAAGCTTCATCTCTTAAATATGAGTTATCGAGCATCTAAGGAATTTTTCCTTACTTTGTAGGCTCATCATTCCCCACTGGGCATTAAGAGAATTAAAGAAGGTGAGTTGATTCTCTCAAAGATTTCAGACATTATTTAGGAATTTCGTTGTCTAAATGAGAATGTCTTCACTACTCAGGAAGTTACCCATGAGTGAGGTTAAGCTCTCGAAGATTTCTTGACAATTGTTCCggctttagaaaaatgatgatggaagctaatctagcTCAAATTTATTGGAGACAAGCAATAAGAaaagcagtctatacattcaacagagtacatatcaaagaaaaaactggtaagacaccttatgaattatggtttggcaatacacctacaactaagtatttcaaaatcttttgtagtaaatattatattaggagagatgatatcattggaaaatttgatcttagatgtgatgaaggaatatttattggttattctaatgaaagcaaagtatatagatattataacaaaagattgaagagaattgtggagagcactaatatcaaggtggatgagctgaatagaagtcaaatcagagtttatgagcaaaaactggtagtggaaatgatcataactaaactggtaatacctttaccagaatagaaagTTGAGCAagttactctagcagtatcaaaaaattcaacagtaactgaaggatgggaaagaggaacaaagaattagaacactcctaggtatgtgacattgaatcattcaaaagatcatatcattggggataagagaaatggagtgatgacaagaaggagattggtagctaatgaggtatatttaatttctcaagttgaaccggtatcggtaattgaagcatgtaaagatgaatgttggatgaaagctatagaagaataattagatcaaattgagaagaataacacatgaactttagttccccagcctaaaattaagaatgttattggaactaaatgggattttaggaataaatttaatgaagatggacaagttgtaaggaataaagctagattggtttgtaaaggatattctcataagtaaggaattgattatggtgaaacttttgcatcggtagctaggattgaagttgtaagattatttcttgcctatgttgcacataaaaactacaaggttcatcaaatggatgttaagtgtgcatttttgaatggagatcttgatgaggaagtttatattgggcaacctgatggcttttcactttcagatgataaaaatatggtttgtaggttaaggaaagctttatattgattgaaataggcacttagagcttggtatgcaaggttgaataaaTATACTTTTAGGCTTGGTTTcaataaaggtaatgctgacagtaatctatactatgaagtcactaatgatgatatactaattattgaggtatttgttgatggcaTCATTTTTgcaggtgaagataagttatgcatgaaattttctaaaaatatggagaaagaatttgaaatgtctatgattggggaaatgaaattttctttggtttgcagattactcaaactaataaagatattttcatctatcaaactaagtatgctagggaactattgaagaaatttggtatggaagactaaATCTATAAGTACTCATATGGTCACCagtgagaaattgtcaaggaaagatgtatctgcactggtaaatcttacaagatacaagtctatgattggaggtatgctatatttgacttagattaggcctgacataatgaatgttgtttgtattgcatcaagttatcaaagtgatcctagagaaaatcatgagacttCTATGaaaagagtttttagatacttgcaaggtacttctaaatatagtttgtggtaccttaaggatgatgactttactttatgtgcatatacagatgcagattgggaaggtgatgttgatgatcggaaaagaactttcggtgaagctttctttcttggaaataagttggtttcatgtatCAGCAAGAAaaggtcatgtacttctttatctattgttgaagatgaCTATGTTGATGTtctaactaattgtacacaagttctatggatgaagaaaatgttgaatgaTATTAAAGTTCATTACATTGGACCAgtagttatttattgtgataactctactgatATTGACATATGAAAGAAGctgatatttcactctaatacAAAGTAtatatctattaagtataactttttgaaggaaaaggtggaagagaatTAGGTTAGACTAGTTTCTATGAAcattaaagagaagattgcagatattttcactaaatgtTTGCCTAAAGAAtcgtttgagtacctgagagacaaattaggggtttctaccccttcgacaaagaactaattgatttttttggcATAAGATCGGTATGCATTATCATAGATTCCATTCATTTtggactgatgtggggatgctactactcagggggagtagttagccttatgattcagtggttttttatttttgctttgatatttttattagatttctggcattgatatcaaagggggagagatattcatgtgaaaaacttaagggatgTATActtcagggggagcatgttttagAACTTCACTGCTATATTCTTTTGTGAAGATTTGTTTAGCACTTCTTGgtacttggatttttttcacatgtagtgtttccatcaatg contains:
- the LOC131863417 gene encoding aspartic proteinase nepenthesin-2-like, whose amino-acid sequence is MTTPVNLSVVIIKGILKAGLNRCSMAHNKVMTLHNKVMTLVVVSITICCFFNLLCAEEARGVSHLERNSAIARLKRMEASIKAVQSGRTQTRLGGAVAPVIRLPKTHVVNIGIGTPPKNFQGQVDTGSDLIWLQCDLFNRSNWYYPPPFYPEHSSTYRRVPCSSSLCSALANSTCASDCQYSHIYSESWSTQEELSFETFTMADTTGAAHFFGGIAFGCSHVVQEDVLEEANGVLGLGRGQLSLISQIGESKFSYCLPFEYNGSPFQDTDSFSTPLLFGSAAEFNGIGVQSTMVINNTVLPKLNSYYYLSVEGISLGNVSLNISRGMFDIQANGSGGFIIDSGIHFTVLPHAAFTAVASVLDSVLGLPRANDSKHGLSVCYSSPYYDYVPDLNMTFHMLGADYVVEGKHNFVQYMESGPTKIGNLLCLAMLDMDEASVAGVPAVLGSFQQQDYHILYDNANQRLSFTPTRCSSLSMSPNPSYLQSKAPIPILGSHVLLPVLLLYFVAFSLTL